From the Polaribacter huanghezhanensis genome, the window AAATATTTAGAGTAATCATGTTTAAGAAAGGCACAAAAATCTACAGTATTATCAACAATAAATGTCCAAGATGTCAAGAAGGAAACTTTTTTAAATATAAGTTAACTTATACACCAGGAAAAGTAACTGAACTGCACGAACATTGTTCAAATTGTAACTTAAAATACATGATTGAACCGTCGTTTTTTTACGGAGCGATGTATGTTGGCTATGGAATAACCGTTGCTATTTGCATTGCAGTATTTATTATTTCGTTTCTTATTTTTGGACTGGATTTATTAAAATCTTTTGCAGCAATACTTATTGCAATTGTTTTATTAATGCCCATAAATTTACGTTTATCTAGAATGCTTTGGATACAAATGTTTATTTCTTACGAAGAAAAAAAAGAGAGTGACATTTCTTAATAAAACCTTTTTATGTCAATTTCTTTGTCTAGCTTCTCGCCTTTTTCTAGGTGATTGAACAAGTTTCTAGCTACCGTTGGAGCAATCATTACTCCACGGGTTCCTAAACCGTTTAAAACAATTAATTGAGTGTGTTTTGGGTGAACACCAACCAAAGGTCTTCTCCCTGCAACTGTTGGTCTTATTCCTGCAGACTGTGAAACAATTGTATAATCAACATTGATTACT encodes:
- a CDS encoding DUF983 domain-containing protein; its protein translation is MFKKGTKIYSIINNKCPRCQEGNFFKYKLTYTPGKVTELHEHCSNCNLKYMIEPSFFYGAMYVGYGITVAICIAVFIISFLIFGLDLLKSFAAILIAIVLLMPINLRLSRMLWIQMFISYEEKKESDIS